A single Cryptosporangium phraense DNA region contains:
- a CDS encoding NADP-dependent succinic semialdehyde dehydrogenase, translated as MPIATINPATGETVEQFAPYDSAEIERRISEAADAAATLRTTTFGQRAAWMNAAADSIEADRDHLARSLTLEMGKPIGQARSEVDKCAHAMRFYAREAEVFLAGELLDDPGSVGATTAWTIWQPLGVVLAVMPWNLPLWQVMRFAAPALMASNAGLLKHASNVPRAALYLDTLFERGGFPTGSFRALLVGSSAIPAVIADERVKAVTLTGSEPAGRSVASTAGQQIKKTVLELGGSDPFIVMPSADLDAASTVAVRARVQNNGQSCIAAKRFVVHTDVYDEFVGLFVEKMNKLVVGDPMDEATDVGPLATEAGRHDIAALVDDAVDKGAEVLAGGRALPGPGWFYPPTVLSGLTADMRIVSEEAFGPVAAVYRVADREEAVRVANQTSFGLSSAVWSGDAEEQDWFVHAIDAGAVFLNGMSASHAELPFGGVKHSGYGRELASSGIRAFCNLKAVWRA; from the coding sequence ATGCCGATCGCAACGATCAATCCGGCTACCGGAGAGACCGTGGAGCAGTTCGCCCCGTACGACAGCGCGGAGATCGAACGCCGGATCTCCGAAGCCGCGGATGCCGCCGCGACGCTTCGAACGACGACGTTCGGGCAGCGTGCGGCGTGGATGAACGCGGCCGCCGATTCGATCGAGGCCGACCGCGACCACCTCGCGCGGAGTCTGACTCTGGAAATGGGCAAGCCCATCGGTCAGGCCCGTAGCGAGGTCGACAAATGCGCTCACGCCATGCGCTTCTACGCCCGCGAGGCCGAGGTGTTCCTCGCCGGCGAGCTGCTGGACGACCCCGGCTCGGTCGGCGCCACCACGGCCTGGACGATCTGGCAGCCCCTCGGTGTGGTCCTCGCCGTCATGCCGTGGAACCTGCCCCTGTGGCAGGTGATGCGGTTCGCCGCCCCCGCGCTCATGGCGAGCAACGCCGGGCTGCTCAAGCACGCGTCGAACGTTCCCCGGGCCGCGCTCTACCTGGACACTCTGTTCGAGCGGGGCGGGTTCCCGACGGGCTCCTTCCGGGCGCTGCTGGTCGGTTCGTCGGCGATTCCGGCGGTGATCGCCGACGAGCGGGTGAAGGCCGTGACGCTGACCGGTTCCGAACCCGCGGGTCGCTCGGTGGCGTCCACGGCGGGGCAGCAGATCAAGAAGACGGTGCTCGAGCTGGGCGGGTCCGATCCGTTCATCGTGATGCCGAGCGCGGATCTCGACGCCGCCTCGACCGTCGCGGTGCGAGCCCGGGTCCAGAACAACGGGCAGTCGTGCATCGCCGCCAAACGCTTCGTCGTGCATACGGACGTCTACGACGAGTTCGTCGGGCTGTTCGTCGAGAAGATGAACAAGCTGGTGGTCGGCGACCCGATGGACGAAGCGACCGACGTCGGACCACTGGCGACGGAGGCCGGCCGGCACGACATCGCGGCGCTGGTGGACGACGCGGTCGACAAGGGCGCCGAGGTCCTGGCCGGCGGTCGAGCCCTGCCCGGGCCGGGGTGGTTCTACCCACCGACCGTGCTGTCCGGCCTCACCGCCGACATGCGGATCGTCTCCGAGGAGGCGTTCGGCCCGGTCGCCGCGGTCTACCGGGTGGCCGACCGCGAGGAGGCGGTCCGGGTCGCCAATCAGACCTCGTTCGGTCTGAGCTCGGCCGTCTGGTCGGGCGACGCCGAGGAACAGGACTGGTTCGTCCACGCCATCGACGCCGGGGCGGTGTTCCTGAACGGCATGTCCGCGTCCCACGCGGAGCTGCCGTTCGGGGGAGTGAAGCACTCCGGCTACGGCCGGGAGCTGGCGAGCTCGGGGATCCGCGCCTTCTGCAATCTCAAAGCCGTCTGGAGGGCGTGA
- a CDS encoding amidase has translation MPIDLPSSEVLRDTAGALGVELSKADAEAYGEFVRADLDAYAWVDAAWPRYAPVRPERAWTVPDDNAYGAWVARADLPGADEGPLAGTRIAVKNNIMVAGLPFTDGSPILAGHLADDDATVVRRVLDAGARIVGVSACEDLCLSGGSHTGASGPVRNPWDRTRSTGGSSSGNAALLAAGEVDLALGGDDGGSLRIPASWCGVVGLKPTHGLVPCTGSAGIDPLHDHLGPMGGSVTGVARLLSVIAGPDGLDPRQRDVPPVPDYLTDLDVGAADLRIGLLSEGFGQAGGEAAVDDAVRSAISSIGADVVDISVPEHRTLAIALWTVIGSTGSAWTMLTGNGVGPSYGGRSSPALIEAFAEGRRERLGRVAPSALRTLLTGAYTSGPAGAAHYAKAQNLVPVLRAAYDRALTDVDLLCLPTTGMRARPLPPPDAPIAESIRAGMEMLANTAPFDTSGHPAISVPAGVVDGLPVGLMLVGRHFRDAVVLRAARALEVAAGGFPPAPR, from the coding sequence ATGCCGATCGACCTGCCTTCGTCCGAGGTCCTCCGCGACACCGCCGGCGCGCTCGGCGTCGAACTCTCGAAGGCGGACGCGGAGGCCTACGGCGAGTTCGTCCGGGCCGACCTCGACGCCTACGCCTGGGTCGACGCGGCCTGGCCCCGGTACGCCCCGGTTCGTCCGGAGCGGGCCTGGACGGTACCGGACGACAACGCGTACGGAGCGTGGGTCGCCCGGGCCGACCTGCCCGGTGCCGACGAGGGCCCGCTCGCCGGGACGCGGATCGCGGTCAAGAACAACATCATGGTGGCGGGCCTTCCGTTCACCGACGGGTCGCCGATTCTGGCGGGGCATCTCGCCGACGATGACGCCACCGTCGTCCGTCGCGTGCTGGACGCCGGTGCCAGGATCGTCGGCGTCAGCGCCTGTGAGGATCTGTGCCTGTCCGGCGGCAGCCACACGGGGGCCTCCGGTCCGGTGCGCAACCCGTGGGACCGGACGCGGAGCACCGGCGGGTCGAGTTCCGGCAACGCCGCTCTTCTGGCCGCCGGTGAGGTCGATCTGGCGCTCGGCGGCGATGACGGCGGATCGTTACGCATACCGGCTTCGTGGTGCGGCGTCGTCGGACTCAAGCCCACGCACGGGCTGGTGCCCTGCACGGGATCGGCGGGGATCGACCCGCTCCACGACCACCTCGGACCGATGGGCGGCTCGGTGACCGGCGTGGCCCGGCTGCTCTCGGTGATCGCCGGCCCCGACGGTCTGGATCCGCGGCAGCGCGACGTGCCGCCGGTTCCCGACTACCTGACCGACCTCGACGTGGGCGCCGCGGACCTGCGGATCGGTCTGCTCAGCGAGGGTTTCGGGCAGGCCGGTGGCGAGGCGGCCGTCGACGATGCGGTGCGGTCCGCGATCAGCTCGATCGGCGCCGACGTCGTCGACATCTCGGTGCCCGAGCACCGCACCCTCGCGATCGCACTCTGGACGGTGATCGGCAGCACCGGCTCGGCCTGGACGATGCTGACGGGCAACGGCGTCGGCCCGAGCTACGGCGGCCGGTCGAGCCCGGCGCTGATCGAGGCGTTCGCCGAGGGGCGCCGCGAACGCCTCGGCCGGGTCGCGCCGAGCGCGCTCCGGACGCTGTTGACCGGGGCGTACACCTCCGGCCCGGCGGGCGCGGCACACTACGCCAAGGCCCAGAACCTGGTGCCGGTGCTGCGGGCGGCCTACGACCGCGCGCTGACCGACGTCGATCTGCTCTGCCTGCCCACCACCGGTATGCGGGCCCGGCCGCTGCCGCCTCCGGACGCCCCGATCGCCGAGAGCATCCGGGCCGGCATGGAGATGCTCGCGAACACCGCACCGTTCGACACGTCCGGCCACCCGGCGATCAGCGTCCCGGCCGGAGTCGTGGACGGGCTGCCGGTCGGCTTGATGCTGGTCGGCCGCCACTTCCGGGACGCGGTGGTGCTGCGGGCCGCCCGGGCGCTGGAAGTCGCCGCCGGCGGGTTCCCGCCGGCGCCTCGCTGA
- a CDS encoding AfsR/SARP family transcriptional regulator → MSATVSPLRAGGAARPTNDRGLRFQILGSLRLWRDGTELEIGPPQQSYLLALLLAREGRLVSTADLIDLIWEDDAPSSALNVVHKYIGALRRLLEPSLPPRGTGSYLLRRGNGYLLAAGASRLDLTAFRALIRTADVSRAAGHRADALDRYVDALRLWHGSTSDALVGGTAASSIATALDGEFYDACAAAAELAIALGQPGRVLSSLRMAAGMAPLHEPVQAGLVTALAADGQQAEALSVFRGVRTRLAEDLGIDPGRVLQEAQRRVLDQTAAATPIAPPAPFDVRRTAAIPPVAQLPPDLPTFVGRSAELTILSDLLATGRTVIALAGPGGVGKSALAARFAHQVADEFPDGQLYLDLTDPTARGDRLSPDRALHGLLCSLGVPEPEIPAALDARVGLYRTLTAGKRVLVLLNDATDAAQVRPLIPSSAHCLVLVTSRAPLIGLAVLDGAHLMHVDLPDRTSARELIRRRLDRSPDRAGTNAPKDTATLDEIVELCGRLPLALAALAGRLSARPRLSLEAVAAELRSGPLRAFPTGDGLIDPRSAFAWSYQSLSPEAARLFRLFSATPATGITVAACASLGARSLPVTGQLLSELVDAGLIDECDRGLYSAHVLAKAYGEELLLATGTDACRDAAVTRLLRHYLHSCHLVGALLAPPSAPDVSAGPPPGVIAERPRSYAEAVRWLEAHREVLRLAVRLAAEAEAQVTPWQLALALGPSLRSCGRVDDWEEIMTVCLRAARSSGDRIGEAHVRRSLADARRTCRAGEGA, encoded by the coding sequence GTGTCGGCAACGGTGAGCCCCCTGCGGGCCGGCGGCGCGGCCCGGCCGACGAACGACCGCGGCCTGCGTTTCCAGATCCTCGGGTCGCTACGGCTGTGGCGGGACGGCACGGAGCTCGAGATCGGGCCGCCTCAGCAGTCGTACCTGCTGGCCCTGCTCCTCGCCCGCGAGGGCCGGCTGGTGAGCACCGCCGACCTGATCGATCTGATCTGGGAGGACGACGCTCCCAGCAGCGCGCTCAACGTGGTCCACAAGTACATCGGTGCGCTCCGGCGGCTACTGGAGCCCTCGCTACCACCGCGCGGAACCGGCTCCTACCTGCTCCGCCGGGGCAACGGCTATCTGTTGGCGGCCGGCGCGAGCCGGCTGGACCTGACCGCCTTCCGCGCTCTGATCCGCACGGCCGACGTGAGCCGGGCCGCCGGCCACCGGGCGGACGCCCTCGACCGGTACGTCGATGCGTTGCGGCTGTGGCACGGTTCGACCTCGGACGCTCTGGTCGGCGGCACGGCCGCGTCGTCGATCGCCACGGCACTGGACGGGGAGTTCTACGACGCGTGCGCCGCCGCGGCCGAGCTCGCGATCGCCCTGGGCCAACCGGGCCGGGTCCTGTCGTCCCTCCGGATGGCCGCCGGGATGGCGCCGCTGCACGAGCCGGTGCAAGCCGGCCTCGTCACCGCGTTGGCGGCCGACGGGCAGCAGGCCGAGGCCCTCTCGGTGTTCCGCGGGGTCCGCACGCGCCTCGCCGAAGATCTCGGCATCGACCCCGGACGGGTGCTCCAGGAGGCGCAGCGACGGGTTCTCGACCAGACCGCTGCGGCGACGCCGATCGCTCCCCCGGCTCCGTTCGACGTCCGGCGGACGGCCGCGATTCCGCCGGTCGCCCAGCTCCCCCCGGACCTGCCGACGTTCGTGGGCCGGTCGGCCGAGCTGACGATACTCTCCGACCTGCTGGCCACCGGACGGACGGTGATCGCGCTGGCCGGCCCGGGCGGGGTGGGCAAGTCGGCGCTGGCCGCCCGTTTCGCCCACCAGGTCGCCGACGAGTTTCCGGACGGCCAGCTGTACCTCGATCTGACGGACCCCACCGCTCGGGGCGACCGCCTCTCCCCGGACCGAGCGCTCCACGGACTGCTCTGCTCGCTCGGCGTTCCGGAGCCGGAGATCCCGGCCGCACTCGACGCCAGGGTCGGCCTGTACCGCACCCTCACCGCCGGGAAACGGGTCCTGGTCCTGCTGAACGACGCCACCGACGCGGCGCAGGTGCGTCCCCTCATCCCCAGCTCGGCGCACTGCCTGGTGCTGGTCACCAGCCGGGCGCCGCTCATCGGCCTGGCCGTGCTCGACGGCGCCCACCTGATGCACGTCGACCTACCGGATCGGACGTCGGCCCGGGAGTTGATCCGGCGTCGCCTCGATCGATCGCCGGATCGGGCGGGCACGAACGCGCCGAAGGATACCGCGACCCTCGACGAGATCGTCGAACTCTGCGGACGTCTGCCCCTCGCGCTGGCGGCGCTGGCTGGCCGGTTGAGCGCCCGGCCGCGGCTCTCGCTGGAGGCCGTGGCCGCCGAGTTGCGGTCCGGCCCGCTGCGCGCGTTCCCCACCGGCGACGGGCTCATCGACCCGCGCAGCGCGTTCGCCTGGTCGTACCAGTCGCTGAGCCCGGAGGCCGCGCGGCTGTTCCGGTTGTTCTCCGCGACGCCGGCCACCGGGATCACCGTGGCCGCGTGCGCGAGCCTCGGCGCCCGATCCCTGCCGGTGACCGGACAGCTGCTTTCCGAGCTCGTCGACGCGGGACTGATCGACGAGTGCGACCGAGGCCTCTACTCCGCCCACGTGCTGGCGAAGGCCTACGGCGAGGAATTGCTCCTGGCCACCGGGACCGACGCGTGCCGCGACGCCGCCGTCACCCGGCTTCTGCGGCATTACCTGCACAGTTGCCATCTCGTCGGTGCGCTGCTGGCACCGCCGTCCGCTCCGGACGTCAGCGCCGGCCCGCCGCCCGGCGTGATCGCGGAGAGACCGCGCTCGTACGCCGAGGCGGTGCGATGGCTGGAAGCTCACCGCGAGGTGTTGCGTCTGGCCGTGCGCCTCGCAGCCGAGGCCGAGGCCCAGGTCACGCCCTGGCAACTCGCGCTCGCGCTGGGGCCGTCGCTGCGGTCGTGCGGCCGCGTCGACGACTGGGAGGAGATCATGACGGTCTGCCTCCGCGCGGCCCGGAGCAGCGGCGACCGCATCGGCGAGGCCCACGTCCGGCGGAGCCTGGCCGACGCGCGCCGGACGTGCCGTGCGGGAGAGGGCGCGTGA
- a CDS encoding helix-turn-helix transcriptional regulator, producing the protein MAIRPKAAETVDVLVGRTDECRVLDELVDAVRDGRGRATVLRGEPGIGKSALLHYLGERADDLQLLRATGTEAEAELPFAGLHQMLGSMVALIDDLPVPQRNALRVAFGVEPGGPPDRYAVGLGVLNLLNRLAVERPVLCLVDDEQWLDRSTVLALSFVARRSTTAAVGFVFASRRDALELQGLPTLTVPALSDRHARVLLDSVLAGPLDPSVRDQIVSETRGNPLALLELPRGVGPAALAGGFRFPGVMPLPQGIELGYQRSLEALPETSRQFLLLAATDPVGDPTTLWSAASRLGLGPEAATPAVASGLVTVGARVEFSHPLARTAVYRSADLVERRVVHEALAAVTDPGSDPDRRAWHRAHAVAGPDDEAADDLERSADRARSRGGLAAAAAFLEQAATLTTDTGDRIRRLIAAAEAMRDSGSLDSALVLLETAGLRSLADEHAARIMRIRGLIMLEQHRHVEAVELLLGAATRFGERNPVEATETMLEVLLAAIWDAQPADLPSDRVLEAVAATLRRSSDPPTLTELLLHGLHVRINEGFVAAAPLLRRGVDALVAAAPSDRWSGFGAFRLMLMLPEELCDEEAWGALVLRQVAACRRDGALGVLPSALSFASFYRIYEGDFFAAESMIDEANARAVMTPGRSNRHSEVIVSAWRGDEFVTRKLTGEMRRLIAAGRGAHGLCADYADAVLANGLGQFDVALDAAKRVFVADQLPLGSAVATELMDAASRAGALEELRAVGNWLAERVAVLPSSWLTGLHERSLALLTDDDAAESHYVASIEALSRTRGRLEVARAQLLFGEWLRRRGRRGDARRHLREAHRGFEALGAQGFARRAARELQATGDATVRITERRPAALTAQEAQIAALAGDGLTNPEIGARLFISRRTVQYHLRKVFMKLGITSRAQLPQALPGRGAGDASEPGAASAS; encoded by the coding sequence ATGGCGATCAGACCGAAGGCGGCCGAGACCGTGGACGTGCTGGTCGGGCGCACCGACGAATGCCGTGTCCTCGACGAGCTGGTCGACGCGGTCCGCGACGGACGGGGCCGCGCGACCGTGCTTCGCGGCGAGCCGGGGATCGGGAAGAGCGCTCTGCTCCACTACCTCGGGGAACGCGCCGACGACCTGCAGCTGCTCCGGGCAACGGGCACCGAGGCGGAGGCGGAGCTGCCGTTCGCCGGACTGCACCAGATGCTCGGGTCGATGGTGGCGCTCATCGACGATCTCCCGGTGCCGCAGCGGAATGCCCTCCGGGTCGCGTTCGGCGTGGAGCCCGGCGGCCCGCCGGATCGGTACGCGGTCGGGCTCGGTGTCCTCAACCTGCTCAACCGGCTCGCGGTCGAGCGACCGGTGCTCTGCCTCGTCGACGACGAGCAGTGGCTGGACCGGTCGACCGTCCTGGCCCTGTCGTTCGTGGCCCGGCGTTCGACGACGGCCGCGGTGGGCTTCGTGTTCGCGTCCCGGCGCGACGCTCTCGAACTCCAGGGACTGCCGACCCTCACCGTCCCGGCGCTGTCGGACCGCCATGCCCGCGTCCTGCTGGACTCGGTACTGGCCGGGCCACTCGATCCGAGCGTCCGCGACCAGATCGTCAGCGAGACCCGCGGTAACCCGCTGGCCCTGCTCGAACTTCCCCGCGGCGTCGGCCCCGCGGCGCTGGCCGGTGGCTTCCGGTTTCCCGGGGTGATGCCACTGCCCCAGGGGATCGAGCTCGGTTATCAGCGGAGCTTGGAGGCGCTCCCGGAGACGTCCCGGCAGTTCCTCCTGCTGGCGGCGACCGACCCGGTCGGTGACCCGACGACGCTCTGGTCGGCGGCGTCCCGTCTCGGCCTCGGGCCGGAGGCGGCGACGCCGGCGGTCGCCTCCGGGCTGGTCACGGTCGGTGCCCGGGTCGAGTTCAGCCACCCGCTGGCGCGTACCGCGGTCTACCGCTCGGCCGACCTCGTCGAGCGCCGGGTCGTCCACGAGGCGTTGGCGGCGGTCACCGATCCGGGCTCGGATCCGGACCGGCGCGCCTGGCACCGGGCCCACGCCGTCGCCGGACCGGACGACGAAGCGGCCGACGACCTCGAGCGTTCGGCCGATCGCGCGCGATCCCGCGGCGGTCTGGCCGCCGCGGCGGCCTTCCTGGAGCAGGCCGCGACCCTCACCACCGACACCGGCGATCGGATCCGCCGGCTGATCGCCGCGGCCGAGGCGATGCGTGACTCGGGTTCGCTCGACTCCGCGCTGGTCCTGCTGGAAACGGCGGGCCTCCGGTCACTCGCCGACGAGCACGCGGCCCGCATCATGCGGATCCGCGGGCTGATCATGCTCGAGCAGCACCGGCACGTCGAGGCGGTCGAGTTGTTGCTGGGCGCCGCGACCAGATTCGGCGAGCGCAACCCCGTCGAGGCCACCGAGACCATGCTCGAGGTGCTGCTGGCGGCGATCTGGGACGCCCAGCCGGCCGACCTGCCGTCCGACCGGGTCCTGGAGGCGGTGGCCGCCACCCTGCGGCGGAGCAGCGATCCGCCGACCCTCACCGAGCTGCTGCTCCACGGTCTCCACGTGCGGATCAACGAGGGCTTCGTGGCCGCCGCGCCCTTGCTCCGGCGCGGGGTGGACGCGCTGGTGGCGGCCGCGCCGTCGGATCGCTGGTCCGGTTTCGGCGCGTTCCGGCTGATGCTGATGCTGCCGGAGGAACTGTGCGACGAGGAGGCGTGGGGGGCCCTCGTCCTGCGGCAGGTGGCGGCGTGCCGGCGTGACGGTGCGCTCGGCGTGCTGCCGTCCGCGTTGAGCTTCGCGTCGTTCTACCGGATCTACGAGGGCGACTTCTTCGCCGCGGAGTCGATGATCGACGAGGCGAACGCGCGCGCGGTGATGACGCCCGGCCGGTCGAACCGTCACTCCGAGGTCATCGTCTCCGCCTGGCGCGGAGACGAGTTCGTCACCCGGAAGCTCACCGGCGAGATGCGTCGGTTGATCGCCGCCGGGCGAGGGGCCCACGGCCTCTGCGCCGACTACGCCGACGCGGTCCTGGCCAACGGACTCGGACAGTTCGACGTCGCGCTCGACGCGGCGAAGCGGGTCTTCGTGGCGGATCAGCTCCCACTCGGATCGGCGGTGGCGACCGAGCTCATGGATGCGGCCTCCCGGGCCGGTGCCCTCGAGGAGCTCCGCGCGGTCGGGAACTGGCTGGCCGAGCGGGTCGCGGTGCTGCCGAGCTCCTGGCTCACCGGCCTGCACGAGCGGAGCCTGGCTCTGCTCACCGACGACGACGCCGCCGAGAGCCACTACGTGGCGTCGATCGAAGCGCTCAGCCGGACGCGGGGCCGGCTCGAGGTCGCGCGTGCGCAGCTGCTGTTCGGGGAGTGGCTACGTCGCCGGGGCCGCCGGGGGGATGCCCGCCGGCATCTGCGGGAGGCGCACCGGGGGTTCGAGGCGCTCGGCGCCCAGGGATTCGCGCGCCGGGCCGCGCGTGAACTGCAGGCGACCGGCGACGCCACCGTCCGGATCACCGAGCGGCGACCCGCCGCGCTGACGGCGCAGGAGGCGCAGATCGCGGCGCTGGCCGGCGACGGGTTGACGAACCCGGAGATCGGCGCCCGGCTGTTCATCAGCCGCCGCACGGTGCAGTACCACCTGCGGAAGGTCTTCATGAAGCTCGGTATCACCTCGCGCGCGCAGCTCCCACAGGCTCTGCCCGGCCGCGGCGCCGGGGACGCCTCGGAACCGGGAGCCGCGTCCGCGTCGTAG